One segment of Armatimonadota bacterium DNA contains the following:
- a CDS encoding AMP-binding protein, producing the protein MDSSFLDRYVSPSEFSSYEDFKANFRINVPDNFNFGFDIVDDYARLQPEKKALVWCNDKGDERIFTFADINALSNKVANYLISLGIRKGDTVMLILGRRYEYWLCVVALHKIGAVAIPASHMLTGRDIVFRNNSADIKMIIASDEPHVLDAVDESVEHSPTLKHRIITHGQRPGWQNLHTMMEPASDKFDRPTGDDATTNDDTLILYFTSGTTGQPKMVRHDHTYPLGHILTAKYWQNVQDNGLHLTVADTGWAKAAWGKIYGQWIAGSAVFVYDYDNKFDAKGMLAAMAKHCVTTFCGPATIYRMIVREDCSKYDLSSLNYCVVAGEPLYPEVFNKVRECLGLKIMEGFGQTETTVSIANFPWMEPKPGSMGKPSPGYEVDMLDDDGRPCAAGEEGQIVFRTDKSKPVGMFCGYFKSAELTNAAWRDGIYYTGDIAWKDSDGYYWYVGRADDTIKSSGYKIGPFEVESALQEHPAVHECAITGIPDQIRGQIVKATIVLNPGYVGCDELAKELQDHVKSFTAPYKYPRVIEFTDALPKTTSGKICRHKIKHADMQRLAAAVEA; encoded by the coding sequence GTGGACAGCAGTTTTCTTGACCGGTATGTGTCACCATCAGAATTTTCGTCCTATGAGGACTTTAAGGCGAATTTCAGGATAAACGTTCCTGACAACTTCAATTTCGGGTTCGATATCGTAGACGACTACGCACGGCTTCAGCCTGAAAAGAAAGCGCTTGTATGGTGCAACGATAAGGGCGATGAGCGCATATTTACATTCGCCGATATAAACGCGCTCAGCAACAAAGTCGCCAATTACCTCATCTCCCTCGGCATCCGCAAGGGAGACACGGTAATGCTCATCCTCGGCAGACGCTACGAGTATTGGCTGTGCGTGGTTGCCCTGCATAAGATAGGGGCGGTCGCTATTCCGGCGAGCCACATGCTTACAGGACGCGATATAGTTTTCCGTAACAACTCAGCCGACATAAAGATGATAATCGCCTCCGACGAGCCGCACGTGTTGGATGCCGTGGATGAATCCGTGGAGCATTCTCCTACGCTCAAGCACAGGATTATTACTCATGGTCAGCGCCCGGGCTGGCAGAATCTGCACACTATGATGGAGCCGGCATCCGACAAATTCGACAGACCCACCGGTGATGATGCGACAACCAATGACGACACCCTAATTTTATACTTCACCTCCGGCACCACAGGCCAGCCTAAAATGGTTCGGCACGATCACACCTATCCACTCGGACATATCCTGACCGCAAAATACTGGCAAAACGTGCAGGACAACGGTCTGCACCTGACCGTTGCCGACACCGGCTGGGCAAAAGCGGCCTGGGGAAAGATTTACGGCCAGTGGATAGCAGGCAGCGCGGTATTCGTATACGACTACGACAACAAGTTTGATGCGAAAGGCATGCTTGCCGCGATGGCAAAACATTGTGTGACCACATTCTGCGGCCCCGCGACGATATATCGAATGATCGTCAGGGAAGACTGCTCGAAGTATGACCTGAGCTCTTTGAATTATTGCGTGGTGGCGGGAGAACCGCTCTACCCCGAAGTGTTCAACAAAGTTCGCGAGTGCCTCGGTCTTAAAATTATGGAAGGTTTCGGGCAGACCGAGACTACGGTGTCGATAGCCAATTTCCCCTGGATGGAGCCTAAGCCGGGTTCAATGGGCAAGCCCTCTCCGGGTTATGAGGTCGATATGCTCGATGACGATGGGCGTCCGTGCGCTGCCGGTGAGGAGGGACAGATCGTCTTTCGGACCGATAAATCCAAGCCGGTCGGTATGTTCTGCGGATATTTCAAAAGCGCCGAGCTGACAAATGCCGCCTGGAGAGACGGCATCTATTATACCGGCGATATAGCGTGGAAAGACAGCGACGGCTACTACTGGTATGTAGGCCGCGCTGACGATACCATCAAGAGTTCAGGTTATAAGATCGGTCCGTTCGAGGTCGAAAGCGCCTTGCAGGAACACCCCGCCGTACACGAATGCGCGATCACAGGCATACCCGATCAGATTCGCGGCCAGATAGTGAAAGCGACTATAGTGCTTAACCCAGGATATGTCGGCTGCGACGAACTGGCGAAAGAATTGCAGGACCATGTCAAATCGTTCACCGCACCGTATAAGTATCCGCGCGTAATTGAGTTTACCGATGCCCTGCCAAAGACGACCAGCGGCAAAATCTGCCGGCACAAGATCAAGCATGCCGATATGCAGAGACTCGCTGCTGCTGTGGAAGCTTGA
- the ahcY gene encoding adenosylhomocysteinase, with product MIATELDYFVKDIGLADWGNKEISIAEKEMPGLMATREKYGPAKPLAGARIMGSLHMTIQTAVLIQTLVELGADVRWASCNIFSTQDHAAAAIAASGTPVFAFKGESLEEYWDFTKRAMTWPDGGGPTLIVDDGGDATLLVHRGYYAENDPSIVDQPTDNKELAIVNSVVKKSIAENPNFFHKIVENIRGVSEETTTGVHRLYQMMDRGELLIPAINVNDSVTKSKFDNIYGCRESLVDGIKRATDVMISGKTALICGYGDVGKGSAESLAGQKARIMVTEIDPICALQACMAGYSVTTVEDALPYADIYVTCTGNCDIITAEHMSKMKDQAIVCNIGHFDNEIQVDAMKALPGVKHTNIKPQVDAFTFPDGHTIYLLAEGRLINLGCATGHPSFVMSNSFTNQTLAQIDLWTNDHKVGVYLLDKKLDEEVARLHLNKLGAKLTQLSQKQADYIGVPKDGPFKAEHYRY from the coding sequence ATGATAGCAACCGAACTTGATTACTTTGTGAAAGACATTGGCCTGGCAGACTGGGGCAATAAAGAGATATCGATAGCCGAAAAAGAGATGCCCGGACTGATGGCGACAAGGGAAAAATACGGTCCCGCAAAACCTCTGGCTGGCGCGCGGATTATGGGATCGCTCCATATGACGATACAGACGGCCGTGCTGATCCAGACCCTGGTCGAGCTTGGCGCGGATGTCCGCTGGGCAAGCTGCAATATATTCTCCACACAGGACCATGCCGCAGCCGCGATCGCAGCTTCAGGCACTCCGGTGTTTGCGTTCAAGGGCGAGTCGCTTGAAGAGTATTGGGATTTCACCAAGAGGGCGATGACCTGGCCGGACGGCGGAGGCCCAACGCTGATAGTCGATGACGGCGGCGATGCGACTCTGCTTGTCCATCGAGGTTATTATGCCGAGAATGACCCTTCCATCGTTGATCAGCCGACGGATAACAAAGAACTGGCTATAGTAAACAGCGTGGTAAAGAAGTCTATAGCCGAAAACCCGAACTTCTTCCATAAGATTGTCGAGAACATCCGCGGTGTCTCTGAGGAGACGACTACGGGCGTTCACCGCCTCTACCAGATGATGGACAGAGGAGAACTGCTCATTCCGGCGATCAACGTCAACGATTCCGTCACCAAAAGCAAGTTCGATAATATCTACGGCTGCCGCGAGTCGCTGGTGGACGGCATTAAGCGCGCAACCGACGTTATGATCTCCGGCAAGACCGCTCTGATCTGCGGATATGGTGACGTGGGCAAGGGCTCGGCGGAATCTCTGGCGGGCCAGAAAGCACGAATTATGGTCACCGAGATCGACCCCATATGCGCACTGCAGGCCTGCATGGCCGGTTACAGCGTGACCACAGTCGAGGACGCGCTACCGTATGCCGACATATACGTCACCTGCACAGGCAACTGCGATATCATCACTGCGGAGCATATGTCCAAGATGAAAGACCAGGCAATTGTCTGCAATATCGGCCATTTCGATAATGAGATCCAAGTCGATGCGATGAAAGCCTTGCCTGGTGTAAAGCACACAAACATCAAGCCGCAGGTGGATGCTTTCACATTCCCCGACGGCCACACTATCTATCTGCTGGCCGAAGGCCGACTCATCAACCTCGGATGTGCGACAGGCCACCCGAGCTTTGTTATGTCAAACAGCTTCACCAACCAGACCCTCGCCCAGATCGACCTGTGGACAAACGATCATAAGGTCGGCGTATATCTGCTGGACAAAAAGCTGGATGAGGAAGTAGCCAGGCTCCATCTTAACAAACTCGGCGCCAAGCTCACCCAGCTAAGCCAGAAGCAGGCGGATTATATAGGTGTGCCGAAGGATGGGCCGTTCAAGGCAGAGCATTATAGATATTAG